In Rhodamnia argentea isolate NSW1041297 chromosome 4, ASM2092103v1, whole genome shotgun sequence, the following proteins share a genomic window:
- the LOC115740630 gene encoding heat stress transcription factor C-1 translates to MYTGVHGMEAAAANGNAVAPFVMKTYQMVSDPTTDGLISWGKANNSFIVVDPLDFSQRLLPAYFKHNNFSSFVRQLNTYGFRKVDPDRWEFANQWFLRGQRHLLRNIVRRKHNKGACSQPKGGDADMDEEELVGEIARLRQEQRALEEEVQGMSKRLEATERRPQQMMAFLYKVIEDPELLPRMMVERDRSKRLALASGEKRRRLMISSSTMSSSSSSSMGVSSSIKSEDDDEGANFGVISSPEVEENLDIGRFSDFAAVLPASSPSAWVDGGIGRHMALSPPYDDASGYGGMANNQFGYFAEMALAGGEAGPPTPPYPFSLLGGGF, encoded by the exons ATGTATACTGGCGTGCATGGGATGGAGGCGGCGGCTGCCAACGGCAACGCCGTCGCGCCGTTCGTCATGAAGACCTACCAGATGGTCAGCGACCCGACGACGGACGGCCTCATCTCCTGGGGCAAGGCCAACAACAGCTTCATCGTTGTCGACCCCCTCGACTTCTCCCAGCGCCTCTTGCCCGCCTACTTCAAGCACAACAACTTCTCCAGCTTCGTCCGCCAACTCAACACCTAT GGTTTCAGGAAGGTCGATCCGGACCGATGGGAGTTCGCGAACCAGTGGTTCCTCCGCGGCCAGAGGCATCTGCTGAGGAACATCGTGCGGAGGAAGCACAACAAGGGGGCCTGCTCGCAGCCCAAGGGTGGCGACGCCGACATGGACGAAGAGGAGCTCGTTGGCGAGATAGCGAGGCTGAGGCAAGAGCAGAGAGCCCTGGAGGAGGAGGTTCAAGGCATGAGCAAGCGCTTGGAGGCCACGGAGCGGCGCCCTCAGCAGATGATGGCCTTCCTCTACAAGGTCATCGAAGACCCGGAGCTGCTCCCTCGGATGATGGTGGAGCGGGACAGGAGCAAGCGATTGGCGTTGGCGAGCGGCGAGAAGAGGCGGCGTCTCATGATCTCGTCCTCCACGATGTCGTCGTCCTCGTCGTCGAGCATGGGGGTCTCGAGCTCCATCAAGAGCGAGGACGACGACGAGGGCGCCAACTTCGGGGTCATCTCCTCGCCCGAGGTCGAGGAGAATCTGGACATCGGCCGTTTTTCCGACTTCGCCGCCGTGCTTCCGGCTTCGTCGCCTTCGGCTTGGGTCGATGGTGGGATCGGCAGGCATATGGCCCTCTCGCCGCCCTACGACGACGCGAGTGGATACGGTGGGATGGCGAACAATCAATTCGGGTACTTTGCGGAAATGGCGCTGGCCGGAGGAGAGGCCGGCCCGCCGACGCCGCCTTATCCGTTTTCCCTTTTGGGTGGTGGCTTTTAG